The Mercurialis annua linkage group LG2, ddMerAnnu1.2, whole genome shotgun sequence genome contains a region encoding:
- the LOC126668803 gene encoding formate--tetrahydrofolate ligase, with the protein MSSSAATRKLEVVSPVPADIDIANSTQPLHISQIANELNLNADHYDLYGKYKAKVLLSVLDEVEGSADGYYVVVGGITPTPLGEGKSTTTVGLCQALGAFLDKKVVTCLRQPSQGPTFGIKGGAAGGGYSQVIPMDEFNLHLTGDIHAITAANNLLAAAIDTRIFHESTQTDKALFNRLCPPNKEGKRSFNEIMFRRLKKFGISKTKPEDLTPEEINKFARLDIDPESITWRRVMDVNDRFLRKITVGQGPEEKGMVRETGFDISVASEIMAVLALTTSLSDMRERLGKMVIGNSKAGDPVTADDLGLGGALTVLMKDAINPTLMQTLEGTPVLVHAGPFANIAHGNSSIVADKIALKLVGPGGFVVTEAGFGADIGTEKFMNIKCRYSGLTPQCAIIVATIRALKMHGGGPAVVAGKPLDRAYTTENVALVEAGCVNLARHISNTKAYGVNVVVAVNMFSTDSEAELNAVKNAAMAAGAYDAVVCTHHAHGGKGAVDLGIAVQKACENVTQPLKFLYPLDISIEDKIEAIARSYGASGVEYSEQAKKQIEMYSKQGFSGLPICMAKTQYSFSDNAAAKGAPSGFILPIRDVRASIGAGFIYPLVGTMSTMPGLPTRPCFYDIDINTATGKVVGLS; encoded by the exons ATGAGTTCATCAGCAGCAACAAGGAAGCTGGAAGTGGTGTCACCAGTACCAGCTGATATAGACATTGCTAACTCAACTCAGCCTCTTCATATCTCTCAGATTGCCAATGAACTCAATCTTAATGCTGACCATTATGATCTTTATGGAAAATACAAGGCCAAG GTTTTGTTGTCTGTTCTTGATGAGGTTGAAGGATCAGCTGATGGGTACTATGTGGTTGTCGGAGGGATTACTCCTACTCCACTTGGGGAAGGCAAGTCAACTACTACTGTTGGTCTTTGCCAGGCTTTGGGTGCTTTTCTTGATAAAAAG GTTGTCACCTGTCTTCGTCAACCATCACAAGGGCCAACTTTTGGAATTAAAGGGGGTGCTGCAGGTGGTGGTTATAGTCAAGTGATTCCAATGGATGAATTCAATCTTCACCTAACGGGAGATATTCATGCTATAACAGCTGCAAACAATCTCCTAGCAGCTGCTATTGATACCCGTATTTTCCACGAGTCGACACAAACAGATAAAGCGCTTTTCAACCGATTATGCCCTCCTAACAAAGAAGGGAAAAGAAGCTTTAATGAAATAATGTTTAGGCGTCTGAAGAAGTTTGGTATTTCTAAAACCAAACCCGAGGACCTTACCCCAgaagaaattaataaatttgCAAGGCTTGATATAGACCCAGAGTCAATTACTTGGAGGAGAGTTATGGATGTGAATGACAGGTTCTTGAGGAAGATTACTGTGGGCCAAGGTCCTGAAGAAAAGGGAATGGTGAGAGAAACAGGTTTTGATATTTCGGTTGCTAGTGAAATAATGGCAGTTTTGGCTCTCACAACATCTCTTTCTGATATGAGGGAGAGGCTTGGAAAAATGGTCATTGGAAATAGCAAGGCTGGTGACCCAGTAACAGCTGATGATCTTGGTCTTGGTGGTGCTTTAACTGTACTAATGAAGGATGCCATTAATCCAACTTTAATGCAGACTCTTGAAGGAACCCCTGTTCTTGTTCATGCAGGCCCCTTTGCAAACATTGCTCATGGAAATTCTTCCATTGTTGCTGATAAAATTGCATTGAAACTGGTTGGACCGGGTGGTTTTGTGGTCACAGAGGCGGGCTTTGGTGCTGATATTGGTACTGAGAAGTTTATGAATATAAAGTGCCGATATAGTGGTTTAACGCCTCAATGTGCTATTATCGTTGCAACGATTAGGGCCCTGAAAATGCACGGCGGTGGTCCGGCAGTTGTTGCTGGAAAGCCTCTTGACCGAGCCTACACAACTGAGAATGTCGCTTTGGTTGAAGCTGGGTGTGTGAATCTGGCTAGGCATATTTCAAACACAAAGGCTTACGGTGTGAATGTTGTAGTTGCTGTAAACATGTTCTCTACCGACTCTGAAGCAGAGCTTAATGCAGTTAAAAATGCAGCAATGGCTGCTGGAGCATATGATGCTGTTGTATGCACACATCATGCCCATGGCGGCAAGGGAGCG GTGGACCTGGGAATTGCAGTTCAAAAGGCCTGTGAGAATGTGACGCAGCCTTTGAAGTTTTTATATCCGTTGGATATTAGCATCGAAGATAAAATAGAGGCAATAGCGAGGTCATATGGTGCTAGTGGTGTTGAGTACTCAGAGCAG GCTAAGAAGCAGATTGAGATGTACAGCAAGCAGGGGTTCTCTGGTCTACCAATCTGCATGGCTAAAACCCAGTATTCATTTTCAGACAATGCAGCTGCGAAAGGAGCACCATCAGGATTTATTTTGCCAATAAGGGATGTCAGAGCAAGCATTGGGGCTGGTTTCATTTATCCTTTAGTCGGGACGATGAGCACCATGCCCGGTCTTCCTACTAGGCCTTGCTTTTATGACATTGACATCAACACCGCTACCGGTAAGGTCGTTGGTCTCTCATAA